The proteins below are encoded in one region of Triticum aestivum cultivar Chinese Spring chromosome 1B, IWGSC CS RefSeq v2.1, whole genome shotgun sequence:
- the LOC123129599 gene encoding putative E3 ubiquitin-protein ligase LIN-1 — protein MTSRKEGPGPATSSHTYPALSVRAKCIVSLSFTLAHASAYLPENDSYRRRRSRSYREIGAGTATPTMTATAVAAFPPHASICSLISFLSHHLAALLADPAELLATRRRCVALLAGPSHRPASSPDGDGDDDDDVLAALQGAIDSLPSAAAADAPGDAGLLHDVEAALQAPALLPEDGRTAGRDNRVVAACAYFYLALVRAAQGDAWQMAAHFLQAVLVSPAALAGGGLAPRALWDGLFDEAVLARAGGAGASEEDAARRAARRYKDWLMYYRVVAAAPDGGASADGGGCFQLGKSAGSVIPRWRNVSEETTAQWIGNEEKSTASVSNFGGHGGFAELKYFLSCADQEFQEDAKGSSDSRCLHEMLEEAQSDSPVSFYSHLDSSEASDSEAALHDKGRSAKIMPIDADFLSSKLHERSCHTKSLTWCTSPENAMIYAPESPLYVVDDTEMQPNNLQLSRSQGSPNNLSTSVFDLHNADSYAVSNYFNKDDISPQCTPRHDLRCFSNFSTKFIKRSALSDLVSRGSMSRKFKPFSNSDDWSDASSRSGNNSQVDFLERFEKAVSKLLVSDGLESCLDASSEVTTIWQLLSHTSEVRHKPSVRQDILEQLFDSISTDKKDKVIRASVYVLVLMISEDRNVMRDIKKKDYYLSNLATVLKRDVHEAVILIYLLDPSPSEIKNLELLPSLLHVACNTATQKWPTLLPLTPTSASIALIEILVTAFDYVTNNVHLATISSPPILSKLVDVAKNNNLEEGMALAAILVRCVRLSGNCKKFLSQATPVEPFLHLLRRKEQRVKYAALEYFHEILQIPRSSAISLLQKIWQLGGIAIMHTLVACLHQTEPEQRVLAANLLLQLDMLENPDGRSVFKDEAVEVLLESLSSQENFTAQALAASFLSNLGGTYSWSGESYTAAWLSKKAGLTSKSHRNMIRSIDWQDACLQDTEISSWSNKFARAIIGIGVPFISALAKGLQSKVKGTSHDCLVCAAWLASELASLGENDIRYYACEILLLDIVHHLHPGCELDERVLACMCVYNYTSGKGKQKLMSLSEGSRESLRRLSSFTWMAEELLQVTDYYLPRKPRVSCVHTQILEIGQPGNGAATAITFFRGQLFVGYFNGTIRAWDIRGQRAVIIREVKEHKKAVTCFALSETGQNLLSGSADKSIRVWKMAQRKLECVEVFQIKEAVQKFDIYGDKLIVLTHKNVLKFSCSARSTQTFYKSKHVKSLALSQGKAYLGCGDLSIQELDVSVESKIEIRAPTRSWRISKQPISSIVVYKDWMYCAGSQVEGSAMKDWKKRCKPTMTMSMPKGTNLEAMAVVEDFIYLTCNKSPSVIQIWLREKQQKVGRLPAGSKITSIFTANDIIFCGTETGLIKAWIPL, from the exons ATGACATCAAGGAAGGAAGGACCGGGACCAGCTACCTCCTCGCATACCTACCCAGCATTGTCCGTGCGCGCCAAGTGCATCGTCTCCCTCTCTTTCACTCTCGCGCATGCAAGCGCTTATCTACCCGAGAACGACTCctaccggaggaggaggagccggagttACAGAGAGATCGGCGCCGGCACTGCGACGCCGACGATGACAGCGACGGCAGTGGCGGCATTCCCGCCGCATGCCTCCATCTGCTCCCTCATCTCCTTCCTCAGCCACCACCTCGCCGCGCTCCTCGCCGACCCGGCCGAGCTCCTCGCCACGCGGCGCCGGTGCGTCGCGCTGCTCGCCGGGCCTTCCCACCGCCCTGCCTCGTCGCccgacggcgacggtgacgacgacgacgacgtccTCGCCGCGCTCCAGGGCGCCATCGACTCGCTCCCGTCTGCCGCCGCCGCGGACGCGCCCGGAGACGCGGGGCTCCTCCATGACGTCGAggcggcgctgcaggcgcccgcgCTGCTGCCGGAGGACGGGCGGACGGCGGGGCGGGACAACCGGGTCGTCGCCGCGTGCGCCTACTTCTACCTGGCCCTGGTCCGGGCGGCGCAGGGGGACGCGTGGCAGATGGCCGCGCACTTCCTGCAGGCCGTGCTCGTCTCCCCCGCCGCGCTGGCCGGCGGCGGGCTCGCGCCCCGCGCGCTCTGGGACGGGCTGTTCGACGAGGCCGTCCTGGCGCGCGCCGGCGGCGCCGGCGCCAGCGAGGAGGACGCGGCGCGCCGGGCCGCCAGGCGGTACAAGGACTGGCTGATGTACTACAGGGTCGTGGCCGCCGCGCCCgacggcggcgcctcggcggaCGGTGGCGG GTGCTTTCAGCTGGGGAAATCTGCAGGCTCTGTGATTCCAAGATGGAGAAATGTCTCTGAG GAGACAACGGCCCAATGGATCGGAAATGAGGAGAAGAGCACGGCCTCCGTCTCCAACTTCGGCGGTCATGGTGGCTTCGCCGAGCTGAAGTACTTTCTCAGCTGTGCCGATCAGGAGTTTCAGGAAGATGCCAAGGGGAGCTCTGACAGCAGGTGCCTCCATGAGATGCTGGAGGAGGCCCAGTCCGACTCGCCGGTTTCATTCTACTCCCATCTTGACTCTAGCGAAGCAAGCGACAGCGAG GCAGCTCTACATGACAAAGGGAGGTCAGCAAAGATTATGCCTATTGATGCAGATTTCTTGTCAAGTAAACTCCATGAAAG ATCATGCCACACGAagagtttaacatggtgcacttctcCTGAGAATGCAATGATATATGCTCCTGAATCTCCACTTTACGTTGTCGATGACACTGAGatgcaaccaaacaacttgcaatTAAGCAGATCACAAGGCTCACCGAACAATCTGTCAACTTCAGTCTTCGATCTGCACAATGCAGACTCATACGCTGTGTCCAACTATTTTAACAAGGATGACATTTCTCCACAATGCACACCCAGACATGATCTCAGGTGCTTCAGCAACTTCTCAACCAAATTCATCAAGAGAAGTGCTCTATCCGACCTAGTGTCTCGAGGAAGCATGAGTAGGAAATTCAAACCTTTCTCAAACAGTGATGACTGGAGCGATGCCAGCTCGCGCAGCGGGAACAACAGTCAGGTTGATTTTCTTGAAAGATTCGAGAAGGCGGTATCAAAACTATTGGTTTCTGACGGGCTAGAAAGCTGCCTAGATGCCAGCTCAGAAGTCACAACTATATGGCAGCTGCTGAGCCATACATCTGAAGTGAGACACAAACCGTCAGTAAGGCAAGACATCCTTGAACAACTGTTTGATAGCATTTCAACAGACAAGAAGGATAAAGTGATCAGAGCATCAGTCTATGTTCTAGTGCTTATGATATCTGAAGATAGGAATGTAATGAGAGACATCAAGAAGAAAGACTACTATTTATCCAATTTAGCCACTGTGTTGAAGAGAGATGTGCATGAAGCAGTCATTCTGATATATTTATTGGATCCTTCACCTTCTGAGATAAAAAACTTGGAGCTGTTACCTTCACTTTTACACGTGGCCTGTAACACTGCCACCCAAAAATGGCCTACACTGCTTCCACTGACGCCGACATCCGCATCAATAGCTCTCATTGAGATCTTGGTGACAGCATTTGACTATGTAACGAATAATGTTCACTTGGCCACAATCAGCTCTCCTCCTATTCTCTCTAAGCTTGTTGATGTTGCAAAGAACAACAACTTGGAAGAAGGCATGGCCCTGGCAGCTATTCTCGTCAGGTGTGTGCGACTTAGCGGAAACTGTAAGAAGTTTCTGTCACAGGCTACTCCAGTGGAACCTTTCCTTCACCTTCTCAGAAGGAAAGAGCAGCGTGTCAAGTACGCTGCGCTTGAATATTTCCATGAGATTCTTCAGATTCCTCG GTCCTCTGCAATTTCTTTGCTACAAAAAATATGGCAGCTAGGAGGCATCGCTATTATGCATACATTGGTGGCCTGCCTCCATCAAACTGAACCTGAGCAACGGGTTCTAGCGGCCAATCTTCTCCTTCAATTGGATATGCTG GAAAACCCAGACGGAAGGAGTGTCTTCAAAGACGAAGCAGTGGAGGTCCTACTGGAATCTCTATCATCTCAAGAAAATTTCACTGCGCAAGCACTAGCAGCGTCTTTTCTGTCAAATCTTGGAGGGACTTATTCCTGGTCAGGAGAATCCTACACTGCTGCATGGCTATCAAAGAAAGCAGGCCTCACCTCAAAATCTCATAGAAATATGATCAGAAGCATCGACTGGcaggatgcttgccttcag GATACAGAAATAAGCTCATGGAGCAACAAATTTGCACGAGCAATTATAGGAATAGGAGTGCCATTTATCAGTGCGCTAGCCAAAGGATTGCAAAGCAAGGTGAAGGGAACCTCACACGACTGCCTAGTATGCGCCGCATGGCTTGCAAGTGAGCTGGCTTCCCTTGGTGAAAATGATATAAGATATTACGCCTGTGAGATATTGTTGCTTGACATAGTGCACCACCTTCATCCGGGATGTGAGCTGGATGAAAGGGTTCTGGCATGCATGTGTGTATATAACTACACCTCTGGAAAAG GGAAGCAAAAGTTGATGAGCTTGTCAGAGGGTTCACGAGAATCCCTTAGGAGGCTTTCATCATTCACATGGATGGCTGAGGAGCTACTTCAAGTTACCGACTACTACCTCCCTAGGAAACCA CGTGTATCATGTGTACATACACAAATCCTAGAGATTGGCCAACCTGGCAATGGAGCAGCGACTGCTATAACATTCTTTAGAGGGCAGCTCTTTGTTGGTTACTTCAATGGCACCATCAGG GCATGGGATATAAGAGGCCAGAGAGCCGTAATCATCAGAGAGGTTAAAGAGCACAAGAAAGCAGTCACGTGTTTTGCTCTATCAGAAACCGGACAAAATCTCTTGAGCGGATCAGCTGACAAATCTATTCGG GTATGGAAAATGGCACAGCGCAAGCTTGAGTGTGTTGAGGTATTTCAAATAAAAGAGGCTGTGCAGAAGTTTGATATTTACGGTGACAAACTTATTGTACTTACACATAAAAACGTTCTGAAG TTCTCTTGTTCAGCAAGAAGCACCCAAACATTTTACAAGAGCAAGCATGTAAAATCCCTAGCTCTTTCTCAGGGAAAAGCTTACCTCGGCTGCGGAGACTTGAGTATACAG GAATTAGATGTATCAGTAGAGTCGAAGATTGAGATAAGAGCGCCTACAAGAAGCTGGAGAATCAGTAAGCAACCAATTAGCTCCATAGTAGTATATAAAGATTGGATGTACTGTGCTGGTTCTCAAGTGGAAGGATCTGCCATGAAG GATTGGAAAAAGCGATGCAAGCCTACGATGACAATGTCAATGCCAAAGGGAACAAATCTAGAGGCAATGGCAGTGGTGGAGGACTTCATCTACTTGACCTGCAATAAAAGCCCAAGTGTCATTCAG ATATGGTTGAGAGAGAAGCAGCAGAAAGTTGGAAGGCTGCCTGCAGGGAGTAAGATAACGAGCATCTTCACCGCAAACGACATCATTTTCTGTGGAACTGAAACCGGATTAATCAAG GCATGGATCCCCTTGTGA
- the LOC123092338 gene encoding uncharacterized protein, whose product MSGAPVDGWIPSSASIASTSANTSYSGWQQKQDAQVHLLYAFQFIYFRWSVFVSVGQLLNILVPLNTCITTGKVQKSELNKFNMVYAPLETIERAHRGVMDYIKHALTLFTDFAAVLIIMLKNVGDNSKDKKRRRS is encoded by the exons ATGAGCGGGGCTCCCGTGGATGGCTGGATCCCGTCGTCGGCATCGATAGCGTCCACAAGCGCCAACACCTCATATTCGGG GTGGCAGCAAAAACAAGATGCACAAGTTCATCTTTTGTATGCTTTTCAGTTCATCTACTTCCGATG GAGTGTTTTTGTTTCTGTAGGTCAGCTGCTCAACATTCTTGTACCGCTCAATACATGTATTACTACTGGGAAGGTTCAAAAATCAGAACTCAACAAGTTCAACATGGTGTATGCCCCACTTGAGACCATCGAGAGGGCGCACCGTGGCGTCATGGACTACATCAAGCACGCGCTCACCCTCTTCACCGACTTCGCCGCCGTCCTGATCATCATG CTCAAGAACGTAGGCGACAATTCCAAGGACAAGAAGAGGAGGAGGTCCTGA